From the Argentina anserina chromosome 3, drPotAnse1.1, whole genome shotgun sequence genome, the window CGAACATATATtgttcaaaacaaagaaacaaagtaAGCTTTATTCCGGTGTAATCTTCAGTAACCATGGATTTCAACTTGCATACAATACTGCGTCTTCAGTTATCTATGTTAGCTCTTCTTCTATTTCTGAGCGTAGGGTTTGCTATAATTCCAAGCATCAACACAGACAAAGAGGCACTGATCTCATTCAAGGAGGCCTTGATTAATGCCCCTCCGTCTTTAATCTGGGACCAGAATACATCACCTTGCAGCAATTGGACTGGAGTTGTTTGCAGAAAGCATGATCAGAATCAGAGAGTTGTTGGTCTTGATCTTTCAGGCTTGGGACTTACAGGTATGATCCTATACTAGATATgcttttactttttatatctATCGTAATTATTTTTGTTGACATTGTAATATAATATTTACAGGGTCCATAAGCTCTCACATTGGTAACTTATCCTTCCTCCGTTCCCTTCAACTTCAAAACAACAAGTTGACAGGAGCTATTCCAACTCAAGTTGTTAACCTTTTCCGCTTGAGATCTCTGAACCTGAGCTCCAACACCATACAAGGTCCACTACCTTCTAACATGAGCCACTTGACTGCACTAGAAATACTCGACTTGGCGGGGAACAACATAACAGAAAGGCTCCCTGAGAAGTTGTTCGGCTTAAGTAAACTTCGAGTCTTGAATCTTGCACGAAATCATTTCTTTGGTTCTCTTTCTCCATCCATAAGCAACCTCTCATCCACGCTCACATATTTGAACTTGGGTACAAATAGCCTCAGTGGGATCATACCTAGTGAGGTGGGTCTGCTTAATAGTCTCAAGGAACTTGATCTCTCTGGTAACAAGTTCACTGGGACTGTTGCTCCCTCCATATACAACATCACTTCATTGGTTTTGTTTACTGTTGCTTCAAATCAACTTTGGGGTGAGATTCCCAAAGATATTGATCAAACACTTCCAAATATTCTATACTACCGGAACTGCTTCAATCTAATGACAGGGAAGATTCCTGCTTCTTTGCACAATATCACCAAGATTCGATCAATTCGGATGTCAAACAATTTTCTTGAAGGAACAGTCCCACCAGGGCTAGGAAACTTGCCAGACCTTGAAATGTACAACATTGGCTTCAATCGGATTGTTAGCAACGGCAGTGATGGTCTCAGTTTTATCACTTCATTGGCGAACAGCACCAACCTGCAATTTCTGGCGATCGACGACAATCAATTAGAGGGAGTCATTCCAGATTCACTTGGCAATCTCTCGAAGGTTCTCTCTATTTTGTACATGGGAGGGAATCGGATTTACGGTAATATTCCTGCCTCAGTTGGTCGTCTTAGTGGTTTAACTTTGTTTAATGTGAGCTACAATTCTATATCTGGTGAAATTCCCACTGAGATAGGCCAATTGAAAAACATGCAAGTGCTTACTTTAGCTGGAAATGAAATGGCTGGTCACATTCCAAACTCCTTGGGAAATCTCAAAAAGTTGAACGAGATTGATTTATCTGGTAATCACTTTGTTGGCCAAATACCCTCTTCTTTTTCAAACTTTCAGAGTCTGCTTTCCATGGACTTATCAAACAATCAGCTCAATGGAACCATTTCCGGTGAGACTCTAAACCTCCCTACTTTAAGCACCATCCTCAATCTGTCCAAAAACTTTCTTACTGGACATTTGCCTTCAGAAATTGGATCTTTAGTAAGCCTTGTCACTATAGACCTTTCTGATAATGGTTTATCTGGAGATATCCCGGGATCACTAGGAAAGTGTAAAAGCTTGGAGAGATTGTTGATGTCAAGAAATAGATTTTCAGGTCCTATTCCTAATGGTCTAGGCGAATTGAGAGGCCTTGAGTTTCTAGACCTTTCCTCAAACCAGCTTTCCAGCTCCATCCCAGAGAATTTTCAAGACCTACTCGCTCTTCAATACTTGAATCTATCATTTAATCACTTAGAAGGAGTGACTCCCAATGGTGGAGTGTTTGTTAAAAATTTCACTGCTGTTCATCTGGAAGGCAACCCAAAAATTTGCCTCAAATTTCCATGTGCGAAGAAGAATATTAGCAGAATAATAGTACCAGTTTTGGTCATTACTGTTGTGTTAGCAACAATATGTGTTACGCTGGGCTTGGTCTATgccaaaaaaggaaaagaccGTAAAGCAAAAATTGCAGGAAGTGATGACTTACTAGTAAAAGGGCAGCATCAAATGGTATCGTATGAAGAACTCCGTCGCTCAACAGAGAATTTCAACCCGGGAAATTTGGTTGGAAGAGGGAGCTTTGGTTCTGTATATAAAGGGTTTCTTAGAGACCAAGGAATTGAAGTTGCAGTCAAGGTGCTTGATATAAGACCAACAGGGTCTTGGAAAAGCTTCTTGTCAGAGTGTAACGC encodes:
- the LOC126787673 gene encoding probable LRR receptor-like serine/threonine-protein kinase At3g47570, with the translated sequence MDFNLHTILRLQLSMLALLLFLSVGFAIIPSINTDKEALISFKEALINAPPSLIWDQNTSPCSNWTGVVCRKHDQNQRVVGLDLSGLGLTGSISSHIGNLSFLRSLQLQNNKLTGAIPTQVVNLFRLRSLNLSSNTIQGPLPSNMSHLTALEILDLAGNNITERLPEKLFGLSKLRVLNLARNHFFGSLSPSISNLSSTLTYLNLGTNSLSGIIPSEVGLLNSLKELDLSGNKFTGTVAPSIYNITSLVLFTVASNQLWGEIPKDIDQTLPNILYYRNCFNLMTGKIPASLHNITKIRSIRMSNNFLEGTVPPGLGNLPDLEMYNIGFNRIVSNGSDGLSFITSLANSTNLQFLAIDDNQLEGVIPDSLGNLSKVLSILYMGGNRIYGNIPASVGRLSGLTLFNVSYNSISGEIPTEIGQLKNMQVLTLAGNEMAGHIPNSLGNLKKLNEIDLSGNHFVGQIPSSFSNFQSLLSMDLSNNQLNGTISGETLNLPTLSTILNLSKNFLTGHLPSEIGSLVSLVTIDLSDNGLSGDIPGSLGKCKSLERLLMSRNRFSGPIPNGLGELRGLEFLDLSSNQLSSSIPENFQDLLALQYLNLSFNHLEGVTPNGGVFVKNFTAVHLEGNPKICLKFPCAKKNISRIIVPVLVITVVLATICVTLGLVYAKKGKDRKAKIAGSDDLLVKGQHQMVSYEELRRSTENFNPGNLVGRGSFGSVYKGFLRDQGIEVAVKVLDIRPTGSWKSFLSECNALRSVRHRNLVKLITSCSSLDSKNMEFLALVYEYMSNGSLEDWIKGKRTNADRNGLSIVERLNMAIDVACGLDYLHNDCEVPVAHCDLKPSNILVDEDMTAKIGDFGLAKLLIEESDQHSIGSTNVLKGSIGYIPPEYGFGQKPSTAGDAYSFGVMLLELFTGKSPTDEDFTGDLNLVQWVQSSFPHNIAQVLDCKLLHCQHDKGSNPISEELNCLTSVIEVGLSCTSASPDGRISLRDALHKLQTARDTFLKLAHFDSVDCRV